The following proteins come from a genomic window of Rhizobium sp. 007:
- a CDS encoding glycoside hydrolase family 88 protein has protein sequence MNPTSVDNTALLSTIDRVAMAFSRLKGIREGLATAESTSGIQFDEWDWEVGVGLYGFLRRAISTNDQKALQDLVAWYSSQIERGLPPRQINSTAPMLPLAILVQHVDRPDFVALVEDWAEWLVKELPKTEDGGFQHVVKERLNEGELWDDTLFMACLFLARAGVLCKRDEWIDEAVYQFVIHTRYLSDPVSGLWYHGWTFNGRHNFANAFWARGNAWITVAIPELFELVPMLGEKDRRYLSNVLASQVRSLKACQRPDGMFTTLLDDPSSPLETSATAGIAYGILRGVDAGILDSSDRIYAERALSAVLARIDEEGVVHGVSDGTPMGHDLDFYRRIPNVPTPYGQALTMLLLTEVLMERGHLQ, from the coding sequence ATGAACCCAACCTCTGTCGACAATACCGCCCTTCTTTCGACCATCGATCGGGTCGCGATGGCTTTCAGCCGTCTCAAGGGCATCAGGGAAGGCCTGGCGACCGCCGAGTCCACCTCGGGGATCCAGTTCGACGAATGGGATTGGGAAGTCGGCGTTGGTCTTTACGGCTTCCTAAGACGCGCGATTTCCACCAATGATCAAAAAGCGCTTCAGGACCTTGTGGCCTGGTACAGCAGCCAGATCGAGCGGGGCCTACCGCCACGCCAGATCAACAGCACGGCCCCGATGCTGCCGCTTGCCATCCTCGTTCAGCATGTCGATCGTCCCGATTTTGTCGCCCTTGTCGAAGACTGGGCCGAATGGTTGGTAAAGGAACTGCCCAAAACCGAGGACGGTGGCTTTCAACACGTTGTCAAGGAACGCCTCAACGAGGGCGAGCTTTGGGACGACACGCTGTTCATGGCCTGCCTCTTTCTCGCGCGCGCTGGCGTGCTTTGCAAACGCGACGAATGGATCGACGAAGCCGTCTATCAGTTCGTGATCCACACGCGCTACCTGTCGGATCCGGTGAGTGGGCTATGGTATCATGGCTGGACCTTCAATGGACGGCACAATTTTGCCAATGCCTTTTGGGCTCGCGGCAATGCCTGGATCACGGTGGCCATCCCGGAGCTGTTCGAGCTTGTGCCGATGCTGGGGGAGAAGGACCGGCGTTACCTTTCCAATGTTCTTGCGAGCCAGGTACGCTCGCTCAAGGCGTGCCAGAGGCCGGATGGAATGTTCACAACCTTGTTGGACGACCCCTCGTCGCCACTGGAGACGTCAGCCACCGCCGGAATTGCCTACGGCATCCTGCGTGGCGTAGATGCCGGCATTCTGGATAGCAGCGACCGGATCTACGCCGAGCGGGCGCTTTCGGCCGTGCTGGCACGCATCGACGAGGAAGGCGTGGTCCATGGTGTTTCGGACGGCACACCGATGGGCCACGACCTCGATTTCTATAGGCGCATACCGAATGTGCCGACGCCTTACGGCCAGGCGCTCACCATGCTGCTCCTGACGGAAGTCCTTATGGAGCGCGGTCACCTGCAATGA
- a CDS encoding RES domain-containing protein, translating into MQYEGKLYRALNPIYARQPLSGRGAELYGGRFNPKRMPALYTSLSVMTALREANQVGNLQPTLLVSYDASFERVFDGRDEDALQAEGMDAAAISDPTWRDQMKASGEARTQSFARRLAAAGYHGLLVRSFAPGATWEDLNLVLWEWTESAPARLILIDDEHRLGRPE; encoded by the coding sequence ATGCAATATGAAGGTAAGCTCTACCGGGCGCTGAACCCGATCTATGCTCGCCAGCCACTCTCGGGTCGGGGAGCTGAACTCTATGGCGGCCGGTTCAATCCAAAGCGGATGCCGGCGCTCTACACGTCGCTATCAGTGATGACCGCGTTGCGCGAGGCCAATCAGGTCGGCAACCTGCAGCCGACGTTGCTCGTCTCCTATGACGCTTCTTTCGAGCGCGTCTTCGATGGTCGCGACGAAGATGCGCTCCAGGCCGAAGGGATGGACGCCGCCGCGATTTCAGACCCGACATGGCGCGACCAGATGAAGGCAAGCGGCGAGGCCAGAACACAGAGCTTCGCCAGGCGGCTCGCCGCCGCCGGCTATCATGGTCTGCTCGTCCGAAGCTTCGCCCCGGGCGCGACCTGGGAGGATCTGAACCTCGTCCTTTGGGAATGGACTGAGAGCGCGCCAGCGCGACTGATCCTGATCGACGATGAGCACCGCCTAGGTCGTCCGGAATAG
- a CDS encoding antitoxin Xre/MbcA/ParS toxin-binding domain-containing protein, with amino-acid sequence MGLAQYADNGLFAPRKIADAFHTTREEIARTAGLGKDAIQRKDRIRSGKTQRRLREMIEVVNKVEPRFGSALMAYAWYRSEPLSGFSGQTAMQLVRDGRSDEVLDYIDAVDAGIHA; translated from the coding sequence ATGGGTCTTGCCCAATATGCGGATAACGGGCTGTTTGCACCGCGAAAAATCGCGGACGCTTTCCACACGACCAGAGAAGAGATCGCCCGCACGGCCGGACTCGGCAAGGACGCAATCCAGCGCAAGGACCGTATCCGCTCCGGCAAGACGCAGCGGCGTCTGCGCGAGATGATCGAGGTCGTCAACAAGGTCGAGCCGCGTTTCGGCTCAGCTCTGATGGCCTATGCCTGGTACCGCTCCGAGCCCCTGTCCGGCTTCTCGGGCCAGACGGCCATGCAGCTGGTGCGAGACGGCCGTTCGGATGAGGTGCTCGACTATATTGACGCGGTCGACGCTGGCATACATGCATAG
- a CDS encoding ABC transporter substrate-binding protein: protein MKMKHSLSAAFALALTAGSFAWSSMAMAQTKTITFLFTDDDQAYVERMEALSKEFEAAHPDVKVNFVSSGYDAVSKQLPVQLAVGEGPDVAKISDWQLAPYYLDMRPYMKDPEGFAKLHGDSLNILRFQGVNDPQSINGYVASQTFNLPFVNKTLFEQAGEPLPKSDATLKEIVEASARVAKATGAQIPFTMDRSGHRFSGAAFSYGATYVKDGKFSFPDDAAKRYIADLYSWTQDGSFPKEMWGAAGGSQYKNMGDEFVNGNVVTYLAGNWMVNPFQQKIGDAFDWTAISAPCGDAGCYAMPGGTAIVGFKRTKYPEAVAAFIEFLGSEKIQREVAENYVILTGADIKDPQYKLASNNAKDAMAVFLASRKNVPQAARDMERMKGSSAIYQLIVQRMSQLIVGELSLDETYAAMSADVDKTNQAIAAK, encoded by the coding sequence ATGAAAATGAAGCACTCTCTTTCGGCAGCATTCGCGCTCGCTCTGACGGCCGGTTCCTTCGCGTGGTCCAGCATGGCCATGGCGCAAACCAAGACGATTACTTTCCTGTTCACCGACGACGACCAGGCTTACGTCGAGCGAATGGAAGCACTCAGCAAGGAATTCGAGGCCGCACATCCCGACGTCAAGGTCAACTTTGTGTCGTCCGGCTATGACGCCGTTTCCAAGCAACTGCCTGTGCAGCTTGCCGTCGGCGAGGGGCCGGATGTCGCCAAGATTTCCGACTGGCAGCTTGCGCCATATTACCTCGACATGCGTCCTTACATGAAAGACCCCGAAGGCTTCGCCAAGCTGCATGGCGACAGTCTCAACATTCTTCGCTTCCAGGGCGTCAATGATCCGCAGTCGATCAACGGATATGTCGCGTCGCAGACATTCAATCTGCCGTTTGTAAACAAAACGCTTTTCGAACAGGCAGGCGAACCGCTCCCGAAGTCCGACGCGACGTTGAAGGAAATCGTGGAAGCGTCCGCGCGTGTTGCCAAGGCCACAGGTGCTCAAATTCCCTTTACGATGGATCGATCGGGGCATCGCTTTTCCGGCGCTGCATTCTCGTATGGAGCGACCTACGTCAAGGACGGCAAGTTCTCGTTTCCGGACGATGCCGCCAAGCGTTACATTGCAGATCTTTACAGCTGGACACAGGACGGTTCCTTCCCGAAGGAAATGTGGGGAGCGGCCGGCGGATCTCAGTACAAGAACATGGGCGACGAATTCGTCAACGGTAACGTCGTGACCTATCTTGCCGGCAACTGGATGGTGAACCCGTTCCAGCAGAAGATTGGCGATGCTTTCGATTGGACGGCGATCAGCGCGCCGTGCGGCGATGCCGGCTGCTACGCCATGCCGGGCGGCACCGCGATTGTTGGCTTCAAGCGCACCAAGTATCCGGAGGCCGTCGCCGCCTTCATCGAGTTTCTGGGTTCCGAAAAAATCCAGCGTGAGGTCGCCGAGAATTACGTCATTCTGACAGGCGCCGACATCAAGGACCCGCAGTACAAGCTCGCGAGCAACAATGCTAAGGATGCGATGGCCGTCTTCCTGGCGAGCCGCAAGAACGTGCCGCAGGCAGCGCGCGACATGGAGCGCATGAAGGGATCCTCAGCGATCTACCAGTTGATCGTCCAGAGAATGAGCCAGTTGATCGTCGGCGAACTCTCGCTCGACGAAACCTATGCGGCGATGAGCGCCGATGTCGACAAGACCAACCAGGCAATCGCTGCCAAATAG